In Dioscorea cayenensis subsp. rotundata cultivar TDr96_F1 chromosome 11, TDr96_F1_v2_PseudoChromosome.rev07_lg8_w22 25.fasta, whole genome shotgun sequence, a single genomic region encodes these proteins:
- the LOC120272659 gene encoding auxin-responsive protein SAUR65-like, with the protein MNPKKILKMAKKLQKITSSSTTTTTTSTMNVIADKGHFFVYTLEKKRFMVPLAYLESTVFQELLKISEEEFGLSFDGPITLPCDAVFMEYVLSSLGGRMSEEAEREIVSYILANYSSSCTLLPVQQMQQQPVVFSF; encoded by the coding sequence ATGAATCCTAAGAAGATTCTTAAGATGGCAAAGAAATTGCAGAAGATAACTTCATCTTCCACGACGACAACGACGACGTCGACAATGAATGTGATTGCAGATAAAGGGCATTTTTTTGTGTACACATTAGAGAAGAAAAGGTTCATGGTGCCATTGGCATATCTTGAGAGCACTGTGTTTCAGGAGCTGTTGAAAATTTCAGAAGAAGAGTTTGGGTTGTCATTTGATGGTCCTATTACATTGCCTTGTGATGCAGTGTTCATGGAGTATGTTTTGTCGTCTCTTGGAGGAAGGATGTCTGAAGAAGCTGAGAGAGAAATTGTTAGCTATATTCTTGCTAATTACAGCTCTTCATGTACCTTGCTCCCTGTGCAACAAATGCAACAGCAACCAGTTGTTTTCAGTTTTTGA